From Callithrix jacchus isolate 240 chromosome 3, calJac240_pri, whole genome shotgun sequence, a single genomic window includes:
- the SOWAHB gene encoding ankyrin repeat domain-containing protein SOWAHB has product MARELSQEALLDFLCQAGGRVTNAALLSHFKSFLRDPDLPPNQHQHRRELFKGFVNSVAAVRQDPDGTKYVVLKRRYRDLLGEEGLQRPRDTPATAPSAGGAAPCSPRGARRGEPPQQQPRRRRREKEPEEEPAGAAVRAADAGCNGLPASGARGAPGKGGGSKGSPGQRAPVPAAAAAGAQAGARCAAAEAQGRCCWECLQNSLAGLPGELGALPDSATAEEKPARALPALDGRRASRELEEGALAEPVSVPATPRLPPATVEAATNRASLPALLPCPAPRGDGLELLTPSSLHYSTLQQQQQRTREWVARHPQVPEAPDQGPIRAWSVLPDNFLQLSLEPGSTEPNSGPPDPRLSSHPLFPIAPDESSESWPGNPSLTVFRSIRCQLSLQDLDDFVDQESHGSEESSSGPKESPGASEEGLQVVLGTPDRGKLRNTAGGLSLSQKEGSPSRSPQGLRNRKDGHPSQQVPAGANGLAGHSLEPLPWPAPRLRRSLRRSSLAGRAKLSSSDEEYLDESLLRRSRRPPRSRKPSKAGTVPNPRVDAALSPKLAEVKAVGAEWDWRHSLWAPSGEGPAALAPHRTSEHKSSLVPLDAREHEWIVKLASGSWIQVWTLFWEEPQLALHKDFLTGYTALHWIAKHGDLRALQDLVSGAKKAGIVLDVNVRSSCGYTPLHLAAIHGHQGVIKLLVQRLASRVNVRDSSGKKPWQYLTSNTSGEIWQLLGAPRGKPIFSVYPLVGSSSPTRKAKSREISRNVTRKTSFAALLKSQHSKWKLANQYEKFPSPREREEYSD; this is encoded by the coding sequence ATGGCCCGAGAACTGAGCCAAGAGGCACTACTGGACTTTCTGTGCCAGGCTGGGGGCCGCGTGACCAATGCTGCCTTGCTGAGCCACTTCAAGAGCTTTCTCCGAGACCCCGACTTGCCCCCCAACCAGCACCAGCACCGCCGCGAGCTCTTCAAGGGCTTCGTCAACTCGGTCGCCGCAGTGCGCCAGGACCCCGACGGCACCAAGTACGTGGTGCTCAAGAGGAGGTACAGGGACCTTTTGGGGGAGGAGGGGCTGCAGCGACCCCGCGATACGCCCGCAACCGCCCCCAGTGCAGGGGGAGCTGCGCCCTGCTCCCCGCGAGGCGCGCGCCGAGGGGAGCCTCCCCAGCAGCAGCCCAGGCGGCGGCGGCGTGAGAAGGAGCCGGAGGAGGAGCCAGCAGGTGCAGCAGTCAGAGCCGCCGACGCGGGTTGCAATGGACTCCCAGCCAGCGGCGCCCGCGGGGCTCCCGGGAAGGGCGGCGGATCGAAGGGCAGCCCTGGACAGAGGGCGCCGGTGCCCGCAGCTGCAGCGGCAGGGGCCCAGGCGGGAGCGAGGTGCGCGGCGGCGGAGGCTCAGGGACGCTGCTGCTGGGAATGCCTCCAGAACAGCCTGGCGGGGCTCCCGGGAGAGCTCGGCGCACTCCCGGACTCCGCCACCGCGGAGGAGAAGCCGGCGCGGGCTCTGCCCGCCCTGGATGGCCGCAGGGCTTCCAGGGAGCTGGAAGAAGGCGCGTTGGCTGAGCCCGTGTCAGTGCCTGCAACACCTCGCTTGCCTCCGGCCACCGTCGAGGCTGCGACGAACCGGGCTTCGCTGCCTGCTCTCCTGCCCTGCCCCGCTCCCCGCGGAGACGGGCTGGAGTTGCTGACCCCCAGCTCCCTGCATTATTCGACcctgcagcaacagcagcagcgcACTCGAGAGTGGGTGGCCAGGCACCCGCAGGTGCCTGAGGCCCCTGATCAGGGCCCTATCCGCGCCTGGTCGGTGCTGCCAGACAACTTCCTCCAGCTGTCCTTGGAACCTGGCTCCACGGAGCCTAACTCAGGGCCGCCAGATCCCCGTCTTTCCTCACACCCTCTCTTTCCTATTGCTCCAGATGAATCCTCGGAATCCTGGCCGGGGAACCCTTCACTGACTGTCTTTCGCAGCATTCGTTGTCAGCTTTCCCTCCAAGATCTAGATGACTTTGTGGACCAGGAGAGTCATGGCAGTGAGGAAAGCAGCAGCGGGCCCAAAGAGTCCCCGGGGGCTTCTGAAGAAGGGCTGCAGGTTGTCTTGGGAACCCCAGATCGGGGGAAGCTCAGGAATACAGCTGGGGGCCTTTCTTTATCTCAGAAGGAGGGCAGCCCCAGCCGGAGCCCTCAGGGCCTCAGAAACAGAAAGGATGGTCACCCCTCTCAGCAGGTCCCTGCAGGGGCTAATGGCCTTGCAGGCCACTCCCTGGAGCCTTTGCCTTGGCCAGCTCCTAGGTTAAGGAGGTCCCTCAGGAGGAGCTCTCTGGCAGGAAGAGCCAAATTGTCCTCCTCTGATGAGGAGTACCTTGATGAGAGCTTGCTGAGAAGAAGTCGGCGCCCACCTCGATCCAGAAAGCCCTCCAAAGCAGGAACAGTGCCCAACCCAAGGGTAGATGCAGCTTTATCACCAAAGCTTGCAGAGGTTAAGGCTGTTGGGGCTGAGTGGGATTGGCGACACAGCTTGTGGGCTCCTAGTGGGGAGGGGCCTGCAGCCTTGGCCCCCCACAGAACTTCTGAGCACAAATCATCCCTGGTTCCCCTAGATGCCAGGGAGCACGAGTGGATTGTGAAGCTTGCCAGtggctcctggattcaggtgTGGACTTTGTTCTGGGAGGAACCTCAACTGGCCTTGCACAAAGACTTTTTGACTGGGTACACCGCCTTGCACTGGATAGCCAAACATGGTGACCTCAGGGCCCTTCAGGACTTGGTCTCTGGAGCAAAGAAGGCAGGGATTGTCCTTGATGTAAATGTGAGGTCCAGTTGTGGGTATACCCCACTGCATCTTGCAGCCATTCATGGCCACCAGGGAGTTATCAAATTGCTAGTGCAAAGGTTGGCTTCTCGAGTAAATGTCAGGGACAGCAGTGGGAAGAAGCCATGGCAGTATCTAACCAGTAATACCTCTGGGGAAATATGGCAGCTATTGGGAGCCCCTAGGGGCAAGCCCATTTTCTCCGTCTATCCCTTAGTTGGAAGTTCTTCCCCCACCAGAAAGGCCAAGAGCAGGGAAATATCTAGAAATGTCACCCGAAAGACTTCCTTTGCTGCACTACTCAAAAGTCAGCACAGCAAGTGGAAATTGGCCAACCAGTATGAGAAATTCCCCAGTccaagggaaagagaagagtatAGTGACTGA